From the genome of Lotus japonicus ecotype B-129 chromosome 6, LjGifu_v1.2, one region includes:
- the LOC130724120 gene encoding FAS1 domain-containing protein SELMODRAFT_448915-like, which yields MHIMEINLSPHLLLLLLLFLTLFTATNPTTAPPPLPPSQIPQLSTQEINNIINALIGAGDTSANQWASILSMSNPSLSLTLFVPQDAAATAILDPTLFPYHVVPQRLTFSDLLLFPLHSRLPTLLPGKSIAVTGNSAANYSVDGTLITHPDLYNTPSLAVHGVKSLLDYSLFSDGLPPTTPFLPIGTPWSSAAAAPLHGVAFFFPCFAVLQLFLMLAW from the coding sequence ATGCACATCATGGAAATCAACCTTTCTCCTcatctcctccttctcctccttctcttCCTGACATTGTTCACCGCCACAAACCCAACAACAGCACCGCCACCACTTCCACCGTCTCAGATTCCACAACTCTCAACGCAAGAAATCAACAACATCATCAACGCACTCATCGGAGCCGGCGACACCAGCGCCAACCAGTGGGCAAGCATCCTCTCAATGTCCAACCCATCGCTCAGTCTCACGCTCTTCGTGCCGCAAGACGCCGCCGCCACCGCCATCCTCGACCCCACTCTCTTCCCCTACCACGTCGTCCCTCAACGACTCACCTTCTCCGACCTCCTCCTCTTCCCCCTCCACTCCCGCCTCCCCACACTCCTCCCCGGGAAATCCATCGCCGTCACCGGAAACTCCGCCGCGAACTACTCCGTCGACGGAACGCTAATCACCCACCCGGATCTCTACAACACCCCTTCCCTCGCCGTCCACGGCGTCAAGTCGCTTCTTGATTACTCACTGTTCAGCGACGGGCTTCCTCCCACCACTCCCTTCTTGCCCATCGGCACGCCATGGAGCTCCGCCGCCGCAGCACCCCTCCACGGCGTCGCTTTCTTCTTCCCCTGTTTCGCTGTTCTGCAACTCTTCTTGATGCTTGCTTGGTAG